One genomic region from Oncorhynchus keta strain PuntledgeMale-10-30-2019 chromosome 33, Oket_V2, whole genome shotgun sequence encodes:
- the LOC118372085 gene encoding inhibitor of nuclear factor kappa-B kinase-interacting protein-like isoform X2, whose protein sequence is MPSNEVKQRKKTTAQKQNDEPVETSKYTSEDEAKKAKATEGNSLAETKISSPFSLDVKTITCLLSLIVCIVLIWVVLQQNARFFDVEEKYKLLSGKTASLLEMEEEVIKVSKKLAASEDDLQGALSTFSLAKRLERDLSSLHAVVLAMQDDENSASRDLQTVNARFLNVTETWQTGLASVTSDLASLKTESREAHAGATARVNEAEQRARALDERLEELEDSTRRNTRALGRTEDEDAKRSQDQLDWNTKQLHKLEDQVRSLLRVDTELVAQLEEHIPRAQQCEAHLPAVEEAVRSILRLGGDLGTAERRLEELTLHVFGTEDSMLKALTEILDIKQALDALQVHNSILKMTNELAVVKETLGQLSRGEEQQDNQANSGTLDREGEREG, encoded by the exons ATGCCAAGTAATGAAGTGAAGCAAAGGAAGAAGACCACGGCTCAGAAACAAAATGACGAACCGGTAGAAACGTCAAAGTACACTTCCGAAGATGAAGCAAAAAAAGCTAAAGCTACCGAAGGAAATAGCTTGGCTGAAACTAAAATCTCCTCGCCGTTCTCCCTGGATGTGAAAACGATAACTTGTCTATTGTCACTGATAGTTTGCATAGTGCTTATATG GGTGGTATTGCAGCAGAATGCAAGATTCTTCGACGTGGAAGAAAAGTACAAACTACTGTCTGGGAAGACTGCAAGTCTCCTTGAAATGGAGGAGGAAGTCATCAAGGTGTCCAAGAAG CTCGCCGCCTCCGAGGACGACCTGCAGGGggctctctccaccttctccctgGCGAAGCGCCTCGAACGTGACCTGTCCTCGCTCCATGCCGTCGTCCTGGCGATGCAGGATGACGAGAACTCCGCCTCTCGCGATCTCCAGACAGTCAACGCCCGCTTCCTGAACGTGACTGAGACGTGGCAGACGGGCCTGGCCTCGGTGACCTCCGACCTGGCATCTCTGAAGACGGAGTCACGTGAGGCGCACGCTGGCGCCACAGCCCGGGTGAACGAGGCCGAGCAGAGGGCCCGGGCGCTGGACGAGAggctggaggagctggaggacAGCACCCGGCGGAACACACGCGCCCTTGGCCGCACCGAGGACGAGGATGCCAAGCGGTCTCAGGACCAGCTGGACTGGAACACCAAGCAGCTCCACAAACTGGAGGACCAAGTCCGGAGCCTGCTCCGAGTAGATACCGAGTTAGTCGCCCAGCTAGAGGAGCACATCCCCCGGGCCCAGCAGTGCGAGGCTCACCTCCCGGCTGTGGAGGAGGCAGTGAGATCCATTCTGAGGCTGGGGGGGGACCTGGGGACGGCGGAGCGAAGGCTGGAGGAGCTCACACTGCATGTGTTTGGGACAGAGGACAGCATGCTTAAAGCCCTGACGGAGATCCTGGACATCAAGCAGGCTCTGGACGCCCTCCAGGTCCACAACAGCATCCTCAAGATGACGAATGAGTTGGCTGTTGTCAAGGAGACGCTGGGACAGCTCAGCAGGGGGGAGGAGCAACAGGACAACCAGGCTAATTCTGGAACGCTggatagggaaggggagagggaggggtga